The Pseudobythopirellula maris genome has a window encoding:
- a CDS encoding TraR/DksA family transcriptional regulator: MTTTQIEDQRTHLERDLLRLNRELTRLREESAQCVNTPGDRVSAPSHPGDHDSEGAAMRLQEVASHRLILQQTEEALARIEAGEYGRCTRCGEEISAERLDAVPYAAHCIACEQEATG; the protein is encoded by the coding sequence ATGACCACAACTCAAATCGAAGACCAACGCACACACTTGGAGCGTGATCTGCTGCGGCTCAATCGTGAGCTGACCAGGCTGCGGGAAGAATCGGCCCAGTGCGTCAACACGCCGGGCGACCGCGTGAGCGCCCCGAGCCACCCCGGCGACCACGACTCCGAGGGGGCCGCGATGCGGTTGCAAGAAGTCGCTTCGCACCGTCTGATTCTGCAGCAGACCGAGGAGGCGCTCGCTCGGATCGAAGCGGGCGAGTATGGCCGCTGCACGCGCTGCGGTGAAGAGATATCCGCAGAGCGCCTCGACGCCGTGCCGTACGCCGCACACTGCATCGCGTGCGAGCAAGAGGCTACCGGCTGA
- a CDS encoding sodium:calcium antiporter gives MPEIDFKSFPLWMNLLILVVGGLVVWAAGFKLSRLADTISLRTGMSRVIAGALLLGGATSLPEIVTTMTAGALGNAPLAVNNLFGGVAMQLAVLAVIDFWSVRDGPLTFFSPDPVLLLAGVLLVLQVALAIVAIAAGDVAVVAHLGFWPVLLVGIYGMSLYYLDRFNTRETWDAVRLPERPQEAGAQDDPEHVETSEEQQHTNKGDGASLAWLSAVFALNCLLVLLGGGVVTASADALSAQTGIGSGFIGATLVAVTTSLPEISTTAGAVRLGAYTMAIANIFGTNTLEIALLLPADLAYRDGPVMNAVDNSALLMGGLSIVMTALYLWGLLERRDRSLWRMGVDSWWVMLTYLAGLGVLYSQSGGAG, from the coding sequence ATGCCCGAGATCGACTTCAAATCGTTTCCTCTCTGGATGAACCTGCTGATCCTCGTTGTTGGCGGGCTCGTCGTCTGGGCCGCAGGATTCAAGCTTTCGAGGCTAGCCGACACGATCTCGTTGCGGACCGGCATGTCGCGGGTGATCGCCGGCGCGCTGTTGCTCGGCGGCGCGACTTCGCTCCCCGAGATCGTCACCACCATGACCGCCGGCGCCCTGGGCAACGCGCCGCTGGCGGTGAACAACTTGTTCGGCGGGGTCGCGATGCAGCTAGCGGTCCTGGCGGTCATCGATTTCTGGAGCGTCCGCGATGGCCCGCTCACGTTCTTCTCACCCGACCCGGTGCTGCTGCTAGCCGGTGTGCTGCTGGTGCTGCAAGTCGCTTTGGCGATCGTGGCGATCGCCGCCGGCGACGTGGCGGTGGTCGCCCATCTCGGTTTCTGGCCCGTGCTGCTGGTGGGGATTTACGGCATGTCGCTGTACTACCTAGACCGCTTCAACACGCGCGAAACCTGGGACGCCGTGCGGCTGCCCGAGCGACCGCAAGAGGCGGGCGCGCAAGACGACCCGGAGCATGTGGAAACTTCAGAAGAACAACAGCACACCAACAAAGGCGACGGCGCAAGCTTGGCTTGGCTGTCCGCCGTGTTCGCGTTGAACTGTCTCCTCGTGCTGCTGGGCGGCGGCGTGGTCACCGCCTCGGCCGACGCCCTGTCGGCTCAAACCGGCATCGGCAGCGGGTTCATCGGGGCGACCTTGGTCGCGGTCACCACGTCGCTCCCCGAGATCAGCACCACCGCCGGTGCGGTGCGGCTGGGGGCGTACACGATGGCGATCGCCAACATCTTCGGCACCAACACCCTGGAGATCGCGCTGCTGCTGCCCGCCGATCTCGCCTACCGCGACGGCCCGGTGATGAACGCCGTGGACAACTCAGCCTTGCTGATGGGCGGCCTGAGCATCGTGATGACAGCGCTTTATCTGTGGGGGCTGCTCGAGCGACGCGACCGCTCGCTGTGGCGCATGGGGGTCGACTCGTGGTGGGTGATGCTCACCTACCTGGCGGGCCTGGGCGTCCTGTACTCGCAATCGGGTGGGGCGGGATAA